A genomic stretch from Planctomycetota bacterium includes:
- a CDS encoding TM2 domain-containing protein, whose product MRRSYLVALLLWMLFGIFGAHRFYCGKHGSGVLYLLTAGVFGVGWMVDFLALPLLVADANREEPDPCLVLVHQAVGVVAVCHLIQGDDNTRP is encoded by the coding sequence TATCTGGTAGCGCTTCTTCTCTGGATGCTCTTCGGCATCTTCGGGGCGCACCGCTTCTATTGTGGGAAGCATGGCTCGGGAGTGTTGTACCTGCTGACGGCAGGCGTTTTCGGAGTCGGGTGGATGGTGGATTTCCTCGCTTTGCCCCTCCTGGTGGCGGATGCGAACAGGGAGGAGCCCGATCCCTGCCTGGTCCTGGTGCACCAGGCCGTCGGGGTCGTAGCCGTTTGTCATCTGATTCAGGGCGATGACAACACCCGGCCGTGA
- a CDS encoding PEP/pyruvate-binding domain-containing protein: MAIECLSSGIPSLDEAVQGLRLGDNVVWQVDDLSDYLYFVAPFAQHALAVGCRLVYVRFAPHPPVLAPRPGLETVEVDPSVGFDAFSAKVHRIIEERGRGVFYVFDNLSSLVEEWATDEQLANFFQVTCPFLFELDTVTYFALLRGRHKNSAIARIRDTTQLLLEVYHAKDAMYVHPLKVWDRYSPRMFLPHLVTPTAWVPVFQSGEAATVLSTARREPLGAQSGLIAPWDSVYRQLVEYCEQAPAVDESAPEVAALRQELCRMMIGNHPEFNRLADRYLTVSDLFDVRSRMIGSGRIGGKAAGMILARRILLREKGDVDFAQVLEPHDSFYIGSDVFFTFLVNNNLFRLRLKLSSNARTTAAEFEEVEQRFLAGTFPARTMEQFREMLDYFGQAPIIVRSSSLLEDSFGNAFAGKYRSEYCPNQGDPDQRLAAFLRAVKLVYASALNPDALSYRRKRGLGDRDEQMAILVQRVSGMPYGRFFFPSLAGVAFSRNLYAWNERIDPRRGLIRLVFGLGTRAVDRVGGDYPRMIAVSHPTLRPEVGARVVKYSQHNVDVLDLSANALVTLRLADVLSRPDYPHLHLYVSLLSGGHTYDTVGTLVEAAPADLVLTFNKLIAHTDFVKVIGEILAILERVYGGPVDTEFTASVASGNHVRVNLLQCRPMVVPGAAAAEEVPEALPPERVLFRTDRLMSGGVVRGIRHIVHVDPQRYAAADLDTKRALGRLIGRINSHPRLAEGEVLLMGPGRWGSSNIELGVNVGYADIDHAAALVELACEEAGHVPEVSYGTHFFQDLVEDQVIYMAVYPNDPAAQFNAAFFARAANILPELLPGAAAYASLVRVIDVATAAGGALARVVANAETRQAICYLG, from the coding sequence ATGGCCATCGAGTGTCTGAGCAGCGGTATCCCGTCGCTGGATGAGGCCGTCCAAGGCCTTCGGCTGGGCGACAACGTGGTCTGGCAGGTGGACGATCTGTCGGACTACCTCTACTTCGTCGCGCCCTTCGCCCAGCACGCGCTGGCGGTGGGCTGCCGGCTCGTCTACGTGCGCTTCGCTCCGCACCCGCCCGTGCTCGCGCCGCGCCCGGGGCTCGAGACGGTGGAGGTGGACCCCTCCGTGGGCTTCGACGCCTTCAGCGCCAAGGTGCACCGCATCATCGAGGAGCGCGGCCGCGGCGTCTTCTATGTCTTCGACAACCTCTCGAGCCTGGTGGAGGAGTGGGCCACCGACGAGCAGCTCGCCAACTTCTTCCAGGTGACCTGCCCCTTCCTCTTCGAGCTGGACACGGTGACCTACTTCGCCCTGCTGCGCGGACGGCACAAGAACAGCGCCATCGCGCGCATCCGCGACACCACGCAGCTCCTCCTCGAGGTGTACCACGCGAAGGACGCGATGTACGTGCACCCGCTGAAGGTGTGGGACCGGTACTCGCCGCGCATGTTCCTGCCCCACCTGGTCACGCCCACGGCGTGGGTGCCGGTGTTCCAGAGCGGCGAAGCCGCCACGGTGCTGAGCACGGCCCGCCGCGAGCCGCTGGGCGCCCAGAGCGGCTTGATCGCCCCGTGGGATAGCGTGTACCGCCAGCTTGTGGAGTACTGCGAGCAGGCGCCGGCGGTGGACGAGTCGGCCCCCGAGGTGGCCGCCCTGCGCCAGGAACTGTGCCGCATGATGATCGGCAACCACCCCGAGTTCAACCGCCTGGCCGACCGCTACCTCACGGTGAGCGACCTGTTCGACGTGCGCAGCCGCATGATCGGCTCGGGCCGCATCGGCGGCAAGGCGGCCGGCATGATCCTCGCCCGCCGCATCCTGCTGCGCGAGAAGGGCGACGTGGATTTCGCCCAGGTGCTGGAGCCCCACGACTCCTTCTACATCGGCTCGGACGTCTTCTTCACCTTCCTGGTGAACAACAACCTCTTCCGCCTGCGGTTGAAGCTCTCCAGCAACGCGCGCACCACGGCCGCCGAGTTCGAGGAGGTCGAGCAGCGCTTCCTCGCCGGCACCTTCCCCGCGCGCACGATGGAGCAGTTCCGCGAGATGCTCGACTACTTCGGCCAGGCGCCCATCATCGTCCGCTCGAGCAGCCTGCTCGAGGACAGCTTCGGCAACGCCTTCGCCGGCAAGTACCGCAGCGAGTACTGCCCCAACCAGGGCGACCCCGACCAGCGCCTCGCCGCCTTCCTGCGCGCCGTGAAACTCGTCTACGCCAGCGCCCTCAACCCCGACGCCCTGTCGTATCGCCGCAAGCGCGGCCTGGGCGACCGCGACGAGCAGATGGCCATCCTCGTCCAGCGCGTCTCGGGCATGCCCTACGGCCGCTTCTTCTTCCCCAGCCTGGCCGGCGTGGCCTTCTCGCGCAACCTCTACGCCTGGAACGAGCGCATTGACCCCCGGCGCGGCCTCATCCGCCTCGTCTTCGGCCTCGGCACCCGCGCCGTGGACCGCGTGGGCGGCGACTACCCGCGGATGATCGCCGTCAGCCACCCCACGCTGCGGCCCGAGGTGGGCGCCCGCGTGGTGAAGTACTCCCAGCACAATGTGGACGTGCTGGACCTCTCGGCCAATGCCCTCGTCACCCTGCGCCTGGCCGACGTGTTGTCGCGCCCCGACTACCCCCACCTGCACCTCTACGTCTCCCTGCTCAGCGGCGGCCACACCTACGACACGGTGGGCACCCTCGTCGAGGCGGCCCCGGCCGACCTCGTGCTCACGTTCAACAAGCTCATCGCCCACACCGACTTCGTCAAGGTCATCGGCGAAATCCTCGCCATCCTCGAGCGCGTCTACGGCGGCCCCGTGGACACCGAGTTCACCGCCTCCGTGGCCTCCGGCAACCACGTGCGCGTGAACCTGCTCCAGTGCCGCCCCATGGTCGTGCCCGGCGCCGCGGCCGCCGAGGAAGTGCCCGAGGCCCTGCCCCCCGAGCGCGTGCTCTTCCGCACCGACCGGCTCATGAGCGGCGGCGTCGTGCGCGGCATCCGCCACATCGTCCACGTGGACCCGCAGCGCTATGCCGCGGCCGACCTCGACACCAAGCGCGCCCTGGGCCGTCTCATCGGCCGCATCAACAGCCACCCCCGCCTCGCCGAGGGCGAGGTGCTCCTGATGGGCCCCGGGCGCTGGGGCAGCAGCAACATCGAGCTCGGCGTCAACGTGGGCTACGCCGACATTGACCACGCGGCGGCCCTTGTCGAGCTGGCCTGCGAAGAGGCAGGCCACGTGCCCGAGGTGTCCTACGGCACCCACTTCTTCCAGGACCTCGTCGAGGACCAGGTCATCTACATGGCCGTGTACCCCAACGACCCCGCTGCGCAGTTCAACGCCGCGTTCTTCGCGCGGGCGGCGAACATCCTGCCCGAGCTGCTGCCCGGGGCCGCGGCCTACGCCTCGCTGGTGCGGGTGATTGACGTGGCGACGGCCGCGGGCGGGGCGCTGGCGCGTGTGGTGGCCAACGCCGAGACCCGCCAGGCCATCTGCTACCTTGGGTGA